The following are encoded together in the Acidovorax sp. KKS102 genome:
- a CDS encoding DUF2752 domain-containing protein, giving the protein MVPAGGTPSWQPLDRSARRLRLMFGLGWPLAMAATPWWLGQDGLGVGCGFRALTGMPCPLCGGTHACAALVQGDWAAAWAASPGALVLLLWLVLLAGQAVVEGAQGRRRVARWPWWHPAVLAAVGGVLVLSWLSRLAGLA; this is encoded by the coding sequence GTGGTGCCGGCGGGCGGCACGCCCTCCTGGCAGCCGCTGGATAGGAGCGCGCGGCGGCTGCGGCTGATGTTCGGCCTGGGCTGGCCGCTGGCCATGGCCGCCACACCCTGGTGGCTGGGGCAGGATGGGCTGGGCGTGGGTTGCGGGTTTCGCGCGCTGACGGGCATGCCCTGCCCGCTGTGCGGCGGCACCCATGCCTGTGCAGCCCTGGTCCAGGGCGATTGGGCGGCCGCCTGGGCCGCCAGCCCAGGCGCGCTGGTGTTGTTGCTGTGGCTGGTGCTGCTGGCGGGCCAGGCGGTGGTCGAAGGCGCCCAAGGCCGCCGCCGCGTGGCGCGCTGGCCGTGGTGGCATCCGGCAGTGCTGGCGGCAGTGGGGGGCGTGCTGGTGCTGTCCTGGCTCTCGCGCCTGGCTGGGCTCGCATAA
- a CDS encoding amino acid ABC transporter permease produces MVEFSLWDILRNLLLAARWTVSLSLIAFIGGGLVGLVLLVLRLSKLRGVDRAVGAYVQVFQGTPLLMQLFLAYFGIALFGIKTSPWTAAAVALTLYTSAYLTEIWRGCVASIPKGQWEAAQSLALNFGEQLRHVVLPQALRIAVPPTVGFLVQVIKGTALASVIGFVELTKAGSMISNATYQPFLVYACVALLYFALCFPVSLVAQSLERKLHGNRR; encoded by the coding sequence ATGGTCGAGTTTTCTCTCTGGGACATCCTGCGCAACCTGCTGCTGGCAGCGCGCTGGACGGTGTCCCTGTCCCTCATCGCCTTCATCGGTGGTGGCCTGGTGGGACTGGTGCTGCTGGTGCTGCGCCTGTCCAAGTTGCGTGGCGTGGACCGCGCCGTGGGCGCCTATGTGCAGGTGTTCCAGGGCACGCCGCTGCTCATGCAGCTGTTTCTGGCGTACTTTGGCATTGCGCTCTTTGGCATCAAGACATCGCCATGGACGGCCGCCGCCGTGGCGCTCACGCTCTACACCAGCGCCTACCTCACCGAGATCTGGCGCGGCTGTGTGGCCTCCATCCCCAAAGGGCAGTGGGAGGCCGCGCAAAGCCTCGCGCTCAACTTTGGCGAGCAGCTGCGCCATGTGGTGCTGCCGCAGGCGCTGCGCATTGCGGTGCCGCCCACAGTGGGCTTTCTGGTGCAGGTGATCAAGGGAACGGCGCTGGCCTCGGTCATCGGCTTTGTCGAGCTGACCAAGGCGGGCAGCATGATCTCCAACGCCACCTACCAGCCCTTCCTCGTCTACGCCTGTGTGGCGCTGCTGTACTTTGCCCTGTGCTTCCCCGTGAGCCTGGTGGCGCAATCGCTTGAAAGGAAACTCCATGGCAACCGCCGTTGA
- a CDS encoding amino acid ABC transporter ATP-binding protein, whose product MATAVETTPVPAHDGIVVGEAPIVDITALRKSYGSNEVLKGIDLKVQRGEVIAIIGKSGSGKSTLLRCVNGLEEFQEGALSVNGQKLLHDSPTAMRALRQQVGMIFQSFNLFPHLSVGRNIMLAPTLVKARDAKAAEAQARQLLARVGLAEKFDAMPDQLSGGQQQRVAIARALAMEPQVLLCDEITSALDPELVGEVLRVVESLAQEGMTLMMVTHEMAFARKVSDRVIFMHQGRVHEQGAPAELFGSPQTPELQQFLSSLHD is encoded by the coding sequence ATGGCAACCGCCGTTGAAACCACCCCGGTCCCCGCGCACGACGGCATCGTGGTGGGCGAGGCCCCCATCGTGGACATCACCGCCCTGCGCAAGTCCTACGGCAGCAACGAAGTGCTCAAGGGCATTGACCTCAAGGTGCAGCGCGGCGAGGTGATTGCCATCATCGGCAAGAGCGGCTCGGGCAAGAGCACGCTGCTGCGCTGTGTGAACGGGCTGGAAGAGTTTCAGGAAGGCGCGCTCAGCGTCAACGGCCAGAAGCTGCTGCACGACAGCCCCACGGCCATGCGCGCGCTGCGCCAGCAGGTGGGCATGATCTTCCAGAGCTTCAACCTGTTTCCGCACCTCAGCGTGGGCCGCAACATCATGCTTGCGCCCACCTTGGTGAAGGCGCGCGATGCCAAGGCGGCCGAGGCGCAGGCGCGCCAGCTGCTAGCGCGCGTGGGGCTGGCCGAGAAGTTTGACGCCATGCCCGACCAGCTCTCGGGCGGCCAGCAGCAGCGCGTGGCCATAGCCCGCGCGCTGGCCATGGAGCCGCAGGTGCTGCTGTGCGACGAGATCACCTCGGCGCTGGACCCTGAACTCGTGGGCGAAGTGCTGCGCGTGGTGGAGTCGTTAGCGCAAGAAGGCATGACGCTGATGATGGTCACGCACGAGATGGCGTTTGCCCGCAAGGTGAGCGACCGCGTGATCTTCATGCACCAGGGGCGGGTGCACGAGCAGGGCGCACCTGCTGAGCTGTTTGGCAGCCCCCAGACGCCGGAACTGCAGCAGTTCTTGTCGTCGTTGCACGACTGA
- a CDS encoding carboxylesterase/lipase family protein, producing MTVGTAEPRVTLAHGGQLRGLWEEGVRVFRGMPCAQAPRGALRFAAPVPASPWSGVRDATAFAPMAPQLPRAARADAPMLGGDDCLAVNVWAPPAEPGAHLPVMVWVHGGGFFRGAASEPLYDGAALARRGVVLVSVQYRLGIDGFLHFDGEEQAAPANRGLLDLLLALQWVRDHIHAWGGDVSRTTVFGQSAGAGALACLMGMPASRGLFQRAILQSPSVACQTLEEAAAARRAVATLAGVEPTLAALGGAPQTAVLHAVHRLASEPALRQQHGLGGRNFFPLRPVVDGQVLTAPPLEALAQQWAAQSPDLQVLVGSNAQEMRLYHVPGGAIDRVTEAQVHAFAQDVDLTTDAAEALRHMLPPAQQTHGEWLCALQSDYYYRVPAQRIAALASRWARSAYGYEFTWPSPQWRGRLGAAHGVELPFVFGNLHTPTGQELAGPAPPAALSEALQQRWVAFARDGHPGWAPYVGAQPPVEHVGETLFCAPHAQPERFALWEGVL from the coding sequence ATGACGGTGGGCACTGCGGAGCCCCGGGTCACGCTGGCCCACGGCGGGCAGCTGCGCGGCCTGTGGGAGGAGGGCGTACGTGTCTTCCGTGGCATGCCCTGCGCGCAGGCGCCACGCGGCGCGCTGCGGTTTGCGGCGCCGGTGCCTGCCTCGCCATGGTCCGGTGTGCGCGATGCCACGGCGTTCGCGCCCATGGCGCCGCAGTTGCCCCGCGCCGCGCGTGCCGATGCGCCCATGCTGGGGGGCGACGACTGCCTGGCCGTCAACGTGTGGGCGCCGCCCGCTGAACCTGGCGCGCATCTGCCCGTGATGGTGTGGGTGCATGGCGGCGGCTTCTTTCGCGGTGCGGCCAGCGAGCCCCTGTACGACGGCGCGGCGCTGGCGCGGCGGGGCGTGGTGCTGGTGTCGGTGCAGTACCGGCTGGGCATAGACGGTTTTTTGCACTTCGACGGCGAGGAGCAGGCTGCGCCTGCCAATCGCGGCCTGCTGGACTTGCTGCTGGCACTGCAGTGGGTGCGGGACCATATCCACGCCTGGGGCGGCGATGTGTCGCGCACCACGGTGTTCGGCCAGTCGGCCGGTGCCGGGGCCCTGGCCTGCCTGATGGGCATGCCTGCGTCGCGTGGGCTGTTCCAGCGCGCCATTCTGCAAAGCCCCAGCGTGGCCTGCCAGACCTTGGAGGAAGCCGCCGCCGCGCGCCGCGCCGTAGCCACGCTGGCCGGGGTGGAGCCCACCCTGGCTGCATTGGGAGGAGCGCCGCAGACCGCCGTGCTGCACGCTGTGCACCGGCTGGCGTCCGAGCCTGCGCTGCGGCAGCAGCACGGGCTGGGCGGGCGCAACTTCTTTCCCCTGCGGCCCGTGGTCGATGGCCAGGTGCTCACCGCGCCGCCGCTGGAGGCGCTGGCGCAGCAGTGGGCGGCCCAGTCGCCCGACCTGCAGGTGCTGGTGGGCAGCAACGCGCAGGAGATGCGCCTTTACCACGTGCCCGGCGGCGCCATCGACCGGGTGACGGAGGCGCAGGTCCATGCCTTTGCGCAGGACGTGGACTTGACCACCGATGCCGCAGAAGCTCTGCGCCACATGCTGCCGCCCGCGCAGCAGACGCACGGGGAGTGGCTGTGCGCGCTGCAGTCCGACTACTACTACCGCGTGCCCGCTCAGCGCATTGCCGCGCTGGCCAGCCGGTGGGCCCGCAGCGCCTATGGCTATGAGTTCACCTGGCCCTCGCCGCAGTGGCGCGGGCGCTTGGGCGCAGCGCACGGTGTGGAGCTGCCATTTGTGTTCGGCAATCTTCACACGCCCACGGGGCAGGAGCTGGCAGGGCCCGCGCCGCCCGCTGCGTTGTCCGAGGCGCTTCAGCAGCGCTGGGTGGCGTTTGCGCGGGATGGCCACCCTGGATGGGCGCCGTATGTCGGCGCACAGCCGCCGGTCGAGCATGTGGGCGAGACACTGTTCTGTGCGCCCCACGCGCAGCCTGAGCGGTTCGCGCTGTGGGAGGGCGTGCTGTAG
- a CDS encoding amino acid ABC transporter permease, whose product MLIALDFSAVLASWPLLVRGVVWTIGLTIVGTVLGLLLGTACAWARARNLGHRPTALRWAVASYVELVRNTPFIVQLFFLFFGLPALGLKLSPEFASVLAMVINLGAYSAEIIRAGIEATPRGQIEAAHGLALTPGQTFRRVVLPPALQKVWPAMVSQIIIVMLGSAVCGQISTPELSYAANLISSNTFRAFEAFILATAVYLVLSMLTRRLLMWVGARFLVGR is encoded by the coding sequence ATGCTGATTGCGCTCGATTTTTCTGCCGTCCTTGCGTCGTGGCCGCTGCTGGTGCGCGGCGTGGTCTGGACCATTGGCCTCACCATCGTGGGCACCGTGCTGGGCCTGCTGCTGGGCACAGCCTGCGCCTGGGCGCGTGCGCGCAACCTGGGCCACCGGCCCACTGCGCTGCGCTGGGCCGTGGCCAGCTATGTGGAGCTGGTGCGCAACACGCCCTTCATCGTGCAGCTGTTCTTCCTGTTCTTTGGCCTGCCCGCGCTGGGGCTCAAGCTCTCGCCCGAGTTCGCATCGGTGCTGGCCATGGTGATCAACCTGGGCGCGTATTCGGCCGAGATCATCCGCGCGGGCATCGAGGCCACGCCCCGTGGCCAGATCGAAGCCGCACACGGCCTGGCGCTCACGCCGGGCCAGACCTTCCGGCGTGTGGTGCTGCCGCCCGCGCTGCAAAAGGTGTGGCCCGCGATGGTCAGCCAGATCATCATCGTGATGCTGGGCTCGGCCGTGTGTGGGCAGATCTCCACGCCCGAGCTGAGCTACGCCGCCAACCTCATCTCCAGCAACACCTTCCGCGCGTTCGAGGCCTTCATCCTGGCCACGGCTGTGTACCTGGTGTTGTCCATGCTCACCCGCCGCCTGCTGATGTGGGTGGGGGCGCGTTTCTTGGTCGGGAGGTAA
- a CDS encoding acetyl-CoA hydrolase/transferase family protein, whose translation MSLADRVLYPDFLSRTMTADEAAALIPAGAHVGMSGFTGAGYPKAVPGALARRIESLNAQGHGFKIGLWTGASTAPELDGALAQVDGIEMRLPYQSDPTVRRQINAGQMQYVDIHLSHVAQFVWFGFLGKLDVAVVEVAGVLPDGRLIPSSSVGNNKTWLDQADKVILEVNAWHNPALEGMHDIYYGTDVPPHRKPIPMTEPNQRIGEPYLRCDPNKVIAVVVTNQPDRNSLYAAPDDTSNRIAGHIIEFLQHEVKKGRLPPDLLPLQSGVGNIANAVLAGLNNGPFENLSAYTEVLQDGMLDMLRSGKLASASATALSLSPAAMQDFNDRIGYYKERIVLRPQEISNHPELIRRMGLIAMNGMIEADIYGNVNSTHVMGSAIMNGIGGSGDFARNAYLSIFMTPSLAKNGSISCIVPMASHVDHTEHDVQILVTEQGLADLRGHSPSQRAEIIIDRCAHPDFRPALHDYVARAKRGAVGQHTPHLLNEALSWHQRYVETGSMRAPAGPASAA comes from the coding sequence ATGTCCCTGGCCGATCGGGTGCTGTACCCCGACTTTCTCTCCCGCACCATGACCGCCGACGAGGCGGCCGCCCTGATCCCTGCCGGTGCCCATGTGGGCATGAGCGGATTCACCGGCGCGGGCTACCCCAAGGCCGTGCCCGGCGCGCTGGCGCGCCGCATCGAAAGCCTGAACGCGCAGGGCCATGGCTTCAAGATCGGGCTGTGGACAGGCGCCAGCACCGCACCTGAGCTGGACGGTGCGCTGGCCCAGGTGGACGGCATCGAGATGCGCCTGCCCTACCAGTCCGACCCCACGGTGCGCCGCCAGATCAATGCGGGGCAGATGCAGTATGTGGACATCCACCTGTCGCACGTGGCGCAGTTTGTGTGGTTTGGCTTTCTGGGCAAGCTGGATGTGGCGGTGGTCGAGGTGGCGGGCGTGTTGCCCGACGGGCGGCTGATTCCGTCGTCTTCGGTGGGCAACAACAAGACCTGGCTGGACCAGGCCGACAAGGTGATCCTGGAGGTGAATGCCTGGCACAACCCGGCGTTGGAAGGCATGCACGACATCTACTACGGCACCGATGTGCCGCCACACCGCAAGCCCATCCCGATGACGGAGCCGAACCAGCGCATCGGCGAGCCCTACCTGCGCTGCGACCCGAACAAGGTCATCGCGGTGGTGGTGACCAACCAGCCCGACCGCAACAGCCTGTACGCCGCGCCGGACGACACCTCCAACCGCATTGCGGGCCACATCATCGAGTTCTTGCAGCACGAGGTGAAAAAAGGCCGCCTGCCCCCAGACCTGCTGCCGCTGCAGTCGGGCGTGGGCAACATCGCCAACGCGGTGCTGGCCGGGCTGAACAACGGCCCGTTCGAGAACCTCTCCGCCTACACCGAGGTGCTGCAGGACGGCATGCTGGACATGCTGCGCTCGGGCAAGCTGGCCAGCGCGTCGGCCACGGCGCTGTCGCTGAGCCCGGCGGCCATGCAGGACTTCAACGACCGCATCGGCTATTACAAAGAGCGCATCGTGCTGCGCCCGCAGGAGATCAGCAACCACCCCGAGCTGATCCGCCGCATGGGCCTGATCGCGATGAACGGGATGATCGAGGCCGACATTTACGGCAACGTGAACTCCACGCATGTGATGGGTTCGGCCATCATGAACGGCATTGGCGGCTCGGGCGACTTTGCGCGCAATGCCTACTTGTCGATCTTCATGACGCCCTCGCTGGCCAAGAACGGCAGCATCTCGTGCATCGTGCCCATGGCCTCGCATGTGGACCACACCGAGCACGATGTGCAGATCCTTGTCACCGAACAAGGCCTGGCCGACCTGCGCGGCCACTCGCCCTCGCAACGCGCCGAGATCATCATTGACCGCTGCGCACACCCGGACTTCCGCCCCGCGCTGCACGACTATGTGGCCCGCGCCAAGCGCGGCGCCGTGGGCCAGCACACGCCGCACCTGCTGAACGAGGCGCTGTCGTGGCACCAGCGGTATGTGGAGACGGGCAGCATGCGCGCGCCCGCAGGGCCTGCCAGCGCTGCGTAA
- a CDS encoding GntR family transcriptional regulator — translation MTTATEISNRIIEAVMAQKLAPGSRLGEQQLAMLFDCSRTVVREALTRLATRGIVTVSARRGWYVIEPSQDEAREAFEARRVIELGLLHQLKVVDKAALRQLKSHLQREKAALAGTDVGMRSFLLGDFHVCLAECLGNSLLADTLRDFTARTTLIAMLYQSSHDAAQSCADHVRIVEALEAGDIAGAEALMSEHIGTVQSALRLQASSDPLAGLRDALAPVSKSPAPATPPARARKPRAAKSSPSPASDPDAHADASTYLGALL, via the coding sequence ATGACCACCGCCACCGAGATCAGCAACCGCATCATCGAAGCCGTGATGGCGCAAAAGCTCGCGCCCGGCTCGCGCCTGGGCGAGCAGCAGCTGGCCATGCTGTTCGACTGCAGCCGCACCGTCGTGCGCGAGGCGCTCACGCGGCTGGCCACACGCGGCATCGTCACCGTGAGTGCCCGGCGCGGCTGGTATGTGATCGAGCCATCGCAGGACGAAGCGCGCGAGGCCTTCGAGGCGCGCCGCGTGATTGAACTGGGCTTGCTGCACCAGCTCAAGGTGGTGGACAAGGCGGCGCTGCGCCAGCTCAAAAGCCACCTGCAGCGCGAAAAAGCCGCGCTGGCCGGCACCGATGTGGGCATGCGCAGCTTTTTGCTGGGCGACTTCCATGTGTGCCTGGCCGAATGCCTGGGCAACAGCCTGCTGGCCGACACGCTGCGTGACTTCACGGCGCGCACCACGCTCATCGCCATGCTCTACCAGTCATCGCACGATGCGGCGCAGAGCTGCGCCGACCACGTGCGCATCGTCGAGGCGCTGGAGGCGGGCGACATTGCCGGCGCCGAGGCACTCATGTCCGAGCACATCGGCACCGTGCAATCGGCCCTGCGCCTGCAGGCCAGCAGCGATCCGCTGGCCGGGCTGCGCGACGCGCTGGCACCGGTGAGCAAGAGCCCTGCACCAGCCACCCCACCAGCCCGTGCGCGCAAGCCCCGCGCGGCCAAGAGTTCCCCCTCCCCAGCGTCTGACCCAGATGCACACGCCGACGCATCCACCTACCTAGGAGCCTTGCTATGA
- a CDS encoding EF-hand domain-containing protein, producing MKALQRRNYSFDTRSVMLFAALSLGGVGALQAQTSSSSSPPQFGPASKSTAQSGSGFSVGPSSGGVSTAAAAAFDKADSNKDGQLSAQEAATLPAISQRFKELDTDKNGSLSRAEFDKGVQS from the coding sequence ATGAAAGCACTGCAACGACGCAACTACTCGTTCGACACCCGCAGCGTGATGCTCTTCGCCGCGCTCTCCCTGGGGGGTGTGGGTGCCTTGCAGGCACAGACCTCCTCCTCTTCCTCTCCTCCCCAATTCGGCCCTGCGAGCAAGAGCACTGCACAGTCAGGCTCAGGTTTTTCGGTGGGGCCCAGCAGTGGCGGCGTCTCCACCGCTGCCGCTGCCGCCTTTGACAAGGCCGACAGCAACAAGGACGGCCAGTTGAGCGCACAAGAGGCCGCTACGCTGCCAGCCATCAGTCAACGTTTCAAGGAACTCGATACGGACAAGAACGGATCATTGTCCCGCGCAGAATTCGACAAGGGGGTGCAGTCCTGA
- a CDS encoding transporter substrate-binding domain-containing protein: protein MTTVRTVTSSTRRLTLGVLAATGLAVALMAPAAHAQNALDNILKAKEIKIAIPTDYPPYGFVGTDLKPQGLDVEMANYIGAKLGVKVELIPVTSANRIPYLQTQKADLVISTLGKNPEREKVIDFTAAYAPFFQAVFASRSLNIKSFADLAGKTVAVTRGAMEDQELAKVAPPGVDVKRFEDHAASIAAFVSGQTQAIATSASTAGTIMVKNPNLQTEYKLLLKDSPNFIGVAKGEDKLRLRVNEIIAEARKSGDIDKLSNKWLGRPAGDLPL from the coding sequence ATGACCACCGTCCGCACCGTCACCTCGTCCACCCGCCGCCTGACCCTGGGCGTGCTCGCCGCCACCGGCCTCGCAGTGGCATTGATGGCGCCCGCCGCCCACGCGCAGAACGCGCTGGACAACATCCTCAAGGCCAAGGAAATCAAGATCGCGATCCCCACCGACTACCCGCCCTACGGCTTTGTCGGCACCGACCTCAAGCCCCAGGGCCTGGACGTGGAAATGGCCAACTACATCGGCGCCAAGCTGGGAGTGAAGGTCGAACTCATCCCCGTGACCAGCGCCAACCGCATCCCCTACCTGCAAACGCAGAAGGCCGACCTCGTGATCTCCACGCTGGGCAAGAACCCCGAGCGCGAGAAGGTGATCGACTTCACGGCCGCCTACGCACCGTTCTTCCAGGCCGTGTTTGCGAGCAGGAGCCTGAACATCAAGAGTTTTGCCGACCTGGCGGGCAAGACGGTGGCCGTGACGCGCGGCGCGATGGAAGACCAGGAGTTGGCCAAGGTCGCGCCCCCCGGTGTGGACGTGAAGCGCTTTGAAGACCACGCCGCCAGCATTGCGGCCTTTGTGTCGGGCCAGACGCAGGCCATTGCCACCAGCGCATCGACGGCGGGCACCATCATGGTCAAGAACCCCAACTTGCAGACCGAATACAAGCTGCTGCTCAAGGACAGCCCCAACTTCATCGGCGTGGCCAAGGGCGAAGACAAGCTGCGCCTGCGCGTGAACGAAATCATTGCCGAGGCGCGCAAGTCGGGTGACATCGACAAGCTGTCGAACAAGTGGCTGGGCCGCCCTGCGGGCGACCTGCCCCTGTGA
- a CDS encoding cob(I)yrinic acid a,c-diamide adenosyltransferase, with protein MANRLSQIATRTGDAGTTGLGNNQRVSKNSLRIHAMGDVDELNSHIGLLLCEPMPDEVRTLLVEVQHQLFNLGGELSIPGFELLKAEAVLALDEALAHHNAALPRLQEFILPAGTRAASQAHICRTVARRAERAVVALGNEEALNDAPRQYLNRLSDLMFVLARVLNRMDGGDDVYWKSERLAQQNATE; from the coding sequence ATGGCCAACCGACTTTCACAGATCGCCACGCGCACCGGCGACGCCGGCACCACCGGCCTGGGCAACAACCAGCGCGTCTCCAAAAACAGCCTGCGTATCCACGCGATGGGCGATGTGGACGAGCTCAACTCCCACATCGGCCTGCTGCTGTGCGAGCCCATGCCCGATGAAGTCCGCACCCTGCTGGTCGAGGTGCAGCACCAGCTGTTCAACCTGGGCGGTGAGCTGTCGATCCCGGGCTTTGAATTGCTCAAGGCCGAAGCCGTGCTGGCGCTGGACGAAGCCCTGGCCCACCACAACGCCGCGCTGCCGCGCCTGCAGGAGTTCATCTTGCCCGCAGGCACGCGCGCCGCATCGCAAGCGCACATCTGCCGCACCGTGGCCCGCCGCGCCGAACGCGCCGTCGTCGCCCTGGGCAACGAAGAGGCCCTGAACGACGCGCCGCGCCAGTACCTCAACCGCCTCTCCGACCTGATGTTCGTGCTGGCCCGCGTGCTCAACCGCATGGATGGCGGGGATGACGTGTACTGGAAAAGCGAGCGCTTGGCGCAGCAGAATGCTACTGAATAA
- a CDS encoding hotdog fold thioesterase, with protein MPIWKKPIDLALLKAANRNTAVEHLGIEFVEVGDDFLRARVPVDHRTIQPFGLLHGGVSVVLAESMGSTGAYYALPEGYRAVGLDINANHLRSATSGWVTGTAKPVHIGRTTHVWHIDLHNEAGELTCVSRLTMAILAPR; from the coding sequence ATGCCCATCTGGAAGAAACCCATCGACCTGGCCCTGCTGAAGGCCGCCAACCGCAACACCGCCGTAGAGCACCTGGGCATTGAATTTGTCGAGGTGGGTGACGATTTTCTGCGCGCCCGCGTGCCGGTGGACCACCGCACCATCCAGCCTTTTGGCCTGCTGCACGGCGGCGTCAGCGTAGTGCTGGCCGAGTCCATGGGCTCCACCGGCGCTTACTACGCCCTGCCCGAGGGCTACCGCGCCGTGGGACTGGACATCAACGCCAACCACCTGCGCTCTGCCACCAGCGGCTGGGTGACCGGCACGGCGAAGCCGGTGCACATCGGCCGCACCACACACGTGTGGCACATCGATCTGCACAATGAAGCGGGTGAGCTGACCTGTGTGTCGCGCCTCACCATGGCGATCCTTGCCCCCCGGTAG
- a CDS encoding ABC transporter substrate-binding protein, translated as MQRRQFTQSLVAASAGLLLAPSSRAVGVQDPMDAKSVTIGCSLGTTGALASLGKELKQGLDAGLAQANAKGIHGREIKLLALDDGYDAARSEDNVRKLIADANVVSLISCMGTANNQRILPLVDEAQIPYVAPQSGATSLRKAEYRSVFHVRASYTDEAQRLAQKLVSMGITELAVVYQDTAFGREFLADVTKAMAAAKQPAPKAFKLDAQGAQVADVVGKAVAAKPNAVLLGTAGDITATLVNEFKKVSPSTPLAATSVALSGDNLRQLGGKASGIALSMVLPDAARTSFAVVRDYQKAMRALGYQEFSARSFEGYVNARVLAEGLERAGRDLTRAKLRNALAGIRSNDLGGLSIDYASGAPYVGSRFLDLGVMGANGKFVG; from the coding sequence CTGCAACGCCGTCAGTTCACCCAATCCCTCGTGGCCGCCAGCGCCGGCCTGCTGCTTGCCCCCTCGTCGCGCGCCGTGGGCGTGCAAGACCCCATGGACGCCAAGAGCGTGACCATTGGCTGCTCGCTGGGAACGACCGGCGCGCTGGCCAGCCTGGGCAAGGAACTCAAGCAGGGGCTGGACGCAGGCTTGGCCCAGGCCAACGCCAAGGGCATCCACGGCCGCGAAATCAAGCTGCTGGCGCTGGACGACGGCTACGACGCTGCCCGCTCCGAAGACAACGTGCGCAAGCTGATTGCCGATGCCAACGTGGTGTCGCTGATCTCCTGCATGGGCACCGCCAACAACCAGCGCATCCTGCCGCTGGTGGACGAGGCGCAGATCCCCTACGTGGCCCCGCAAAGCGGCGCCACCTCGCTGCGCAAGGCCGAGTACCGCTCGGTGTTCCACGTACGCGCGAGCTACACCGACGAAGCCCAGCGCCTGGCGCAAAAGCTGGTGTCCATGGGCATCACCGAACTGGCCGTCGTGTACCAGGACACCGCCTTTGGCCGCGAGTTTCTGGCCGATGTGACCAAGGCCATGGCCGCCGCCAAGCAGCCCGCACCCAAGGCCTTCAAGCTCGACGCCCAAGGCGCCCAGGTGGCGGATGTGGTGGGCAAGGCCGTGGCTGCCAAGCCCAACGCCGTGCTGCTGGGCACGGCGGGCGACATCACCGCCACGCTGGTCAACGAGTTCAAGAAAGTGTCGCCCAGCACGCCGCTGGCCGCCACCAGCGTGGCGCTGTCGGGCGACAACCTGCGCCAGCTAGGCGGCAAGGCCTCGGGAATTGCGCTGTCGATGGTGCTGCCCGACGCGGCCCGCACCAGCTTTGCCGTGGTGCGCGACTACCAGAAGGCCATGCGCGCACTGGGCTACCAGGAGTTCTCGGCCCGCAGCTTTGAAGGCTATGTGAACGCCCGCGTGCTGGCCGAGGGCCTGGAGCGCGCCGGCCGCGACCTGACCCGCGCCAAGCTGCGCAACGCCCTCGCAGGCATCCGCAGCAATGACCTGGGCGGCCTGTCCATCGACTACGCCAGCGGCGCGCCGTATGTGGGCTCGCGCTTTCTGGACCTGGGGGTGATGGGCGCCAACGGGAAGTTTGTGGGCTGA